The Osmerus eperlanus chromosome 12, fOsmEpe2.1, whole genome shotgun sequence genome has a segment encoding these proteins:
- the scd gene encoding acyl-CoA desaturase: MTETESENPGARQGKGDAPSENLKTRDDTFDDTYKEKEGPKPPKTIVWKNVILMTLLHIGALYGGFLIPSASPLTLVWSFFCFIVSALGVTAGAHRLWSHRSYKASLPLRIFLATANSMSFQNDIYEWARDHRVHHKYSETDADPHNAIRGFFFSHIGWLLVRKHPDVIEKGRKLELSDLKADKVVMFQRKYYKLSVLLMCFFIPMFVPWYLWGETLWVGYFIPALLRYTLVLNATWLVNSAAHLWGNRPYDHNINPRENKFVTFSAIGEGFHNYHHTFPYDYATSEFGCKLNLTTCFIDFMCFLGLAKECKKVSKEVVSARVQRTGDGSNRNG, encoded by the exons ATGACTGAGACTGAGTCAGAGAACCCAGGAGCGAGACAGGGGAAAGGAGATGCTCCCTCAGAAAATCTGAAAACGAGGGACGATACTTTTGACGACACGTACAAAGAAAAGGAAGGCCCTAAACCCCCGAAGACAATCGTTTGGAAAAATGTCATATTAATGACTTTGTTGCACATAGGTGCTCTCTATGGGGGTTTCCTTATTCCATCAGCATCGCCTTTGACCTTGGTTTGGT CTTTCTTTTGCTTTATAGTAAGTGCTTTAGGAGTAACTGCAGGTGCTCATCGACTATGGAGTCACAGGTCCTACAAGGCTTCACTACCTTTAAGAATCTTCCTCGCCACTGCTAACTCAATGTCCTTTCAG AATGATATTTATGAGTGGGCTCGAGACCACAGAGTTCACCACAAATATTCGGAGACAGATGCGGATCCCCACAATGCCATCCGAGGCTTCTTCTTTTCTCACATTGGTTGGCTCCTGGTGCGGAAACACCCGGACGTCATTGAAAAAGGGCGCAAGTTGGAGCTCAGCGACCTGAAGGCTGACAAAGTTGTAATGTTTCAAAGGAA GTACTACAAGCTGTCTGTGCTACTCATGTGCTTCTTCATCCCAATGTTTGTGCCTTGGTACCTGTGGGGGGAGACCCTCTGGGTGGGGTACTTCATCCCTGCTTTGCTGAGGTACACCTTGGTGCTCAACGCCACCTGGCTAGTCAACAGCGCTGCTCACCTGTGGGGGAACAGGCCCTACGACCACAACATCAACCCGAGAGAGAACAAGTTTGTCACTTTCAGTGCCATAG GTGAAGGATTTCATAACTATCACCACACGTTCCCGTATGACTATGCAACAAGTGAGTTTGGTTGCAAGTTAAACCTTACCACTTGTTTCATTGACTTCATGTGTTTCCTGGGCCTGGCCAAGGAATGCAAGAAGGTGTCCAAGGAAGTGGTGTCGGCCCGAGTCCAGCGCACGGGTGACGGAAGCAATAGGAATGGCTAA